Proteins co-encoded in one Echeneis naucrates chromosome 22, fEcheNa1.1, whole genome shotgun sequence genomic window:
- the gpr68 gene encoding ovarian cancer G-protein coupled receptor 1 isoform X1, whose amino-acid sequence MSEDNMINCTISHEIHQYLFSSVYIVVLLVGIPSNLYSLYHAAIQLKQKNELGVYLMNLTVSDLLYLTSLPLWLQYIFQDDNWSHREWLCQLCGFLLYENIYVSIGFLCCISLDRYLAVVHPLRFSSFRSMKAAWIISAIVWLKEIAVGVVFFLHKELSKDRKNQSVCFEHYPMQPWEYPINYYRFIVGFMFPLAILLISYLCVLRAVGRSAGTQPVQKIRIRQLVSSTILIFLICFSPYHVFLLVRTLLERDCHFITGIFNYYHLSLLLTTLNCIADPVLYCFISESARWGLYRAIIRPFVRIFCCCCRHGNASPTNPATDSNEVAIEGYNGHPTVTLLTHTSTLNNVTSNHTGK is encoded by the exons ATGTCTGAGGACAACATGATTAACTGCACCATCAGCCATGAGATCCACCAGTACCTCTTCTCCAGTGTGTACATCGTGGTTCTCTTG GTTGGTATTCCCTCCAACCTGTACTCTCTGTACCACGCTGCTATCCAGCTGAAGCAGAAGAACGAGCTGGGAGTTTATCTAATGAACCTCACTGTGTCCGATCTGTTATACCTCACATCATTACCGCTGTGGCTCCAGTACATCTTTCAG GATGATAACTGGAGTCACCGGGAGTGGTTGTGTCAGCTGTGTGGCTTCTTGCTCTATGAGAACATTTATGTCAGCATTGGCTTTCTGTGCTGCATCAGCCTGGATCGCTACCTGGCTGTGGTCCACCCGTTAAG GTTCAGCTCCTTCCGCTCTATGAAAGCAGCCTGGATTATTAGTGCCATCGTCTGGCTGAAGGAGATTGCCGTAGGCGtggtttttttcctccacaaagAACTAAGCAAAGACCGCAAGAACCAGTCAGTGTGCTTCGAACACTACCCCATGCAACCCTGGGAGTATCCCATCAACTACTACCGCTTCATTGTTGGCTTCATGTTTCCATTGGCTATTTTATTG ATCAGCTACCTGTGTGTCCTTCGAGCTGTGGGTCGGTCTGCAGGGACGCAGCCAGTTCAGAAAATAAGGATCCGGCAGCTGGTCAGCAGCACCATTCTTATCTTCCTCATCTGTTTCTCACCCTACCATGTCTTCCTGTTAGTGCGCACCCTGCTGGAGCGGGATTGTCATTTTATTACAG GAATATTTAACTACTACCACTTGTCATTGCTGCTGACCACCCTCAACTGCATTGCGGACCCTGTTCTCTACTGCTTCATCAGTGAAAGTGCTCGTTGGGGTCTGTACAGGGCCATTATTCGACCCTTTGTCAGGatattctgctgctgctgtcgccATGGCAACGCAAGTCCTACCAACCCAGCGACTGATTCAAATGAGGTTGCCATTGAAGGGTACAACGGCCACCCAACTGTTACTCTGCTCACGCACACCAGCACACTGAATAATGTTACATCTAATCACACAGGCAAATGA
- the gpr68 gene encoding ovarian cancer G-protein coupled receptor 1 isoform X2, translated as MSEDNMINCTISHEIHQYLFSSVYIVVLLVGIPSNLYSLYHAAIQLKQKNELGVYLMNLTVSDLLYLTSLPLWLQYIFQDDNWSHREWLCQLCGFLLYENIYVSIGFLCCISLDRYLAVVHPLRFSSFRSMKAAWIISAIVWLKEIAVGVVFFLHKELSKDRKNQSVCFEHYPMQPWEYPINYYRFIVGFMFPLAILLISYLCVLRAVGRSAGTQPVQKIRIRQLEYLTTTTCHCC; from the exons ATGTCTGAGGACAACATGATTAACTGCACCATCAGCCATGAGATCCACCAGTACCTCTTCTCCAGTGTGTACATCGTGGTTCTCTTG GTTGGTATTCCCTCCAACCTGTACTCTCTGTACCACGCTGCTATCCAGCTGAAGCAGAAGAACGAGCTGGGAGTTTATCTAATGAACCTCACTGTGTCCGATCTGTTATACCTCACATCATTACCGCTGTGGCTCCAGTACATCTTTCAG GATGATAACTGGAGTCACCGGGAGTGGTTGTGTCAGCTGTGTGGCTTCTTGCTCTATGAGAACATTTATGTCAGCATTGGCTTTCTGTGCTGCATCAGCCTGGATCGCTACCTGGCTGTGGTCCACCCGTTAAG GTTCAGCTCCTTCCGCTCTATGAAAGCAGCCTGGATTATTAGTGCCATCGTCTGGCTGAAGGAGATTGCCGTAGGCGtggtttttttcctccacaaagAACTAAGCAAAGACCGCAAGAACCAGTCAGTGTGCTTCGAACACTACCCCATGCAACCCTGGGAGTATCCCATCAACTACTACCGCTTCATTGTTGGCTTCATGTTTCCATTGGCTATTTTATTG ATCAGCTACCTGTGTGTCCTTCGAGCTGTGGGTCGGTCTGCAGGGACGCAGCCAGTTCAGAAAATAAGGATCCGGCAGCTG GAATATTTAACTACTACCACTTGTCATTGCTGCTGA